CGACCGGGGCCGGACCGGTTCCGGTGGCCGAGGTTCGGACGCAGGTGACGGTGCCGTTACGTTTCGCCGACGGGTACGCCACCACCGCGCGGGTGTTCACCTTCGACGGTCTCGTGGACGGCCGGGAGCACCTCGCGTTCGGCCTCGGCGACTGGCGGTCCTCGCTCGACCGCTCCGCCGCCGACGGGCCCGCGCCATTGGTACGGCCGCACAGCGAGTGCCTGACCGGTGACGTCTTCGGCAGCCAGCGGTGCGACTGTGGACCACAGTTGCGCGAGGCGGTCCAGCGGATCGCCGACCGGGGTGGATTCCTGCTCTACCTGCGGCAGGAGGGTCGTGGCATCGGGCTGTACGCCAAGCTCGACGCGTACGCGCTCCAGGACTCGGGGCTCGACACCTACGAGGCCAACGTCGCGCTCGGCCGTGGTGAGGACGAGCGGAACTACACCGCCGCCGCGCAGATGCTGCACACCCTGGGCGTGCGCCGCGCGGCGTTGCTGAGCAACAATCCGGACAAGGCCGAGCAGCTCGGCCGACTCGGCGTGGAGATCACCGAGCGGATCGTCACCGGGGTCTACCTGTCGTCGGCCAACGCCCGGTACCTCGCGGCGAAGGCCGCACACACCGGCCACACCATCGAGCTGCCCCTCGGAGGCTGAGCCCACGACACCGGACGAAGCGTCGGGGGCGACCCCGGCGCCGGAGATCCGCAGCGAACCCACCCGGATGACCGGCCGGTGGATACCGTGTCGGTGGCGATCATCCGACGGCAAGGGGTGCGATGTTCCAGATCGGCTGGCTCCGGCTCGTCGGCGGCCGGCTGCGCCAGGGCTGGCTTCCGGTGGTCGAGGCGACGCTGGCCGCGACGGTCGCCTGGGCGGTCGCGAAGACGCTGCTCGGGCATCCGGAACCGTTCTTCGCCCCGGCGGCGGCGCTGATCGTCCTCGGCCAGGCCCGGGGGCAGCGGATGCGGCGGGCGGTCGAGGTCGTCCTCGGCGTCGCGGGCGGAGTGCTGGTCGCCGACCTCGTCGTCCAGGCGCTCGGTCGGACGACCTGGACGGTCTTCACCGTGGTGCTGCTGACCGTCGGCCTCGCCGTGGCGGTCGGCGCGAGCAGTATCTCGGTGGTCCAGGCCACGGTGTCCGCCCTCTATCTGGTCGTGGTCCCGCCGTCGACCGACGCGCTCGTGCCGAACCGGTTCGTCGACGCGCTCATCGGCGGGGGAGTGGCCCTGGCGGCGAGTCAGCTCCTCACCGCCCGGCAGCCGCTCGCCCCGCTGGTCGCCGAGGCCCGCCAGACCTTCACCGCGCTGGCGGGCCTGCTGACCGAGGTCACCGAGGCGCTCGACCATCGGGACGAGGCGGCCGCGCTGGCCGCCCTGGACCGGGCCCGGCAGCTCGATGCCGCGGTGGACCGGTTGCAGACGGCGGTCCTGGCCGCCGGCGAGGCACTGCGGCTGCACGTACGGCGGCGTCGGCACATCGGGCGGGTACACGCGCTGCACGAGTCGAGCCGCCAGGTCGACTACGCGGTACGCAACGTGCGCGTCCTGGCTCGGGCCGGGGTGGCGCTGACCCGGCTGCCGGTGGCCAGCCCGCCCGAACTGGTGGCCGCACTGCGTTCCCTCGCCGAGGGGGTACGCACCGCCGGTGAGGCACTGGCCGCCGACCTGACCGGCCAGGACGAGGCGGCCGACCGGTACGCCGAGCAGACCGACGAGGCCGCCCTCGACGCCGTACGCACCGCCGGTCGGCTGCTCACCCGGGAGCCGCCACTGCCGATCATCATGATCGTCGGTCAGATCCGGGCGACCGCCATCGACCTGCTCCGAGGGGTGGACGCGGACGACGTGGCCGTGCTGAGCCGGGTCGACGAGGCGCTCGGACTACCGCCACTGTGAGCGGCGGGCAACGGCGTTCTCCGGTCAGGCGGCGGCGCGGCGGCGGATCGTCAGCAGGGCCACGTCGTCGGCGGGTTGGTCGACGCCGAGCGTGGACATGATGGTCGCGCACACCGTTTCGGCCGGCCCGGGCCGGATGGCGGCGCGCAGTCGGTCGAAACCGACGTCGATCAGTTCGTCGCGCCGTTCGATGAGCCCGTCGGTGTAACAGACCAGGACGGCGCCGTCCGGAAACTCGACGTCGGTGCTGCGGCGCTGCTTCGGCCGCCCGACCCCCAGCGGCAGGTCGACGGGGAGGACCGGGGCGTCGACGCCGTGGTCGGGCCGGGCGAGCATCGGAGGCAGGTGCCCGGCCAGGGAGATCCGGATCCGCTCCCGGTCCGGACTGATCATGGCGTAGAGGACGGTGGCCAGGTTGCCCGCCTCGAAGTGCTGGACCTTCTGGTCGAGCCGGGTCAGGGCGTCGGCGGGATCGTCGCACTCCAGCGAGTAGGCCCGCAGGGCGCTGCGGAGCCGCCCCATCACCACGGCCGCGCGCAGGCCGTGCCCGGAGACGTCGCCGACCACTATGCCGAGCCATCCGCTGGGAAGGGTGAAGACGTCGTACCAGTCGCCGCCGATCCCGGTCTGCTGGCCGGGGAGGTACCTCGCGGCCATGTCGACGCCGCCCACCTCCGGCAGTCGGGTCGGCAGCAGGCTCCGTTGCAGGGCGAGCGCGGCCGTCCGGTCGATCGTGCCGAGTCGGACCTGGCTGGCCATGCTCGCGCGATCGGCGACCAGCTGGAGCAGCCGGACGTCGTCCGGGGTGAAGCGACGCGTGGTGAGGCTGCCGACGTGCAGGACGCCGACCAGGTCGCTGCCGGCGAACATCGGTACGCCGAGCAAGGACTGGATGCCCTTGTCGTGCAGGATCGGGTTGACCACCTCGGCGGGGGTGACCTGGTCGATGATCAGCGGCTGCCGGTCCTGGGCGATACGTCCGGCGAAGCCACGACCGACGGAGATCCGGAAGCCCTGCCGGACCTCCTCCTCGAGACCCTTCGCGGCGGTCGCCACGAGTTGCTGGGCGTGCTGATCGAGCAGCAGGATCGCCGCCGTGTCGACCTGGAGCAGTTCGCGGACCCGACCGAGCAACTCGTCGAACAGGTCGTCCACGTCGAGCCGGGACAGCGCCGAGTCGGTTACCGCCTCGATCCGACGTAGCCGCTCGTCGGCTCCGGAGTCGTCTGCCTCGATCACGGGGTGAAGCCTAGCCCTCGGCGTGCCGGCGAGCGCCGATCGAGGGACGGTGGAGGGCCCCGGTGCGTCGGCTCGCCGCCCCTGCGTCGGCGCCGGTTTCGGAGATCACCAGTTCGTGCCACAAGCTCCCGGAGTGTCGGTCGTGGCATTGATCGGTCCGTAGGTTCGGATCTGTCGCACGGACCGACCGGAACTGATCCTGGTCGGCACCGGGCGGAAGATCCGACCCGGCCAGCCTGGCCGGACGGCCCGCATCCGGCAGCGGCCGGGTGCGGTGGTCGGTGGTCGAACGAGGAGGAAAGATTCGTGGGTTTCCGTAGGACAACCGTGGTCGGCGCGCTGGCGCTGGCCATGACGCTGCCGCTGCTGGGATGTGACGCCTTCGGGGGGGCCGAGCCGACGGCGACGGAGCCGACCGGCTCCGCGGGCGCCGCCGGGGCGGCACCGGCCGGGCCGGACGACCTGGGCGAGGTCATCGCGGCCCGGGACGTCCAGGTCAGCGAGAACGGCAACGTCATCCCGATCCGGGTCGAGCTGCACCAGCTCCGCCGGAAGGACGGCTTCGTGACCGTGAACCTGCGGGTGACCAACACCGGCACCAAGGGCGCCGGGTACCGCTGGCAGATCGCGGACGAGTTCGCCGGCGACATCCCGGGGCACACCCTGGCCGGCGTCTCGCTGGTGGACCGGAAGAACCGGAAGCAGTACCTGGTGGCCCGGACCGCCGGTGCGGGCGCCAAGGACCAGGACCGCTATCTCGCCTCCCTACAACTGGCGAACGTGTTCGTCCAGCCGGGGCAGTCGGTCAACCTGTACGCCTCGTTCGGCGCCCCGCCCGACGACGTCCAGGCGGTCGACGTCGTCGTTCCGAACGTCCCGGTCTTTGCCAATGTCCCGCTCAGCTGACCGGCGACCGGTGCTGCTCGGTCTCCTGCTGGCCGGCTGCGTGCTCCTCACCGAGCCGGCGGTCGCCTGGGCCGAGCCGACCGCACCGGCGCCCGGAACCACGATCGTTCCCGGTGCACAGGTGGCCCCCGGAGAGCAGGTGACCGCACCGGTCGTGGACCTCGAAACGCCCGTCCGGGAGATCTTCCTGGAGACCGGGGATCTGGAGGGGGTGGCCCGGGAGGCCGAGTCCAGCGACCGGATCGAGTTGGTGCTCGCCGCCGACGTGCTCTTCGCGTTCGGTAAGGCCGACCTGTCGCCGGCCGCCAAGGTGCGGCTCGCCGAGGTTGCCGAGCGGCTCCGCGTACAGGCCCGGGGAACGGTGCGGATCGACGGCCACACCGACGCCATCGGCAGCGACGCGTCGAACCTCGCGCTGTCCCGGCGTCGTGCCGAGGCGGTCCGGGACGCGCTGCGGGGATCGCTGTCCGGGACGTCGCTGGCCTTCGAGGTCACCGGCTTCGGCGAGAGCCGCCCGGTGGCGACCGAGTTGAAGAACGGTCGGGACAATCCGGCGGGACGGGCCCGGAACCGCCGGGTCGAGATCCGCTTCGACAAGTGACGGACCGCCGGGCGGGGGCCCGGTCGGCGAACGGTCCGCGTCCGCCGGGACACTAAACTCGGCGGGCGCGAACCGGTGGCCCGCTCCTGATCAGCCGTTCGAGGAGATGTAGATGATCTTTATCACCGCGAAGTTCCGAGTGCTGCCGGAGTACGCCGACCGGTGGCCCGAGATCGCCGACGAGTTCACCCGGGCGACTCGCGGTGAACCCGGCTGCCTCTGGTTCGACTGGTCCCGCAGCCTCGACGACCCCACCGAGTACGTTCTGGTCGAGGCCTTCCGTGACGGCGACGCCGGTGCGGCACACGTCCAGTCGGCGCACTTCCGGCAGGCACGGCAGACCCTGCCGCCGTACCTGGCCGAGACGCCCCGGATCGTCAACGCGACGGTTCCGCAGGACGACTGGTCGCTCCTCGGCGAGCTGGCCGTACCCGAGCGGAGCTGACTCCGCCCCGGCGGACTCCGACCGGCCGACAGCTCCCGCCCCGGTACCGGGTGCAGGCGGCACGCCGCACCGCACCCGGTGACCGCTTCGGGTGGACGTCGGGGGCGGACCTCAGCGCCCGGAGACCGGCGTCGCCCGATCCAGCGTCGGCGGGCGCACCGGCGACATCTTCTCCAGGTACCGCCAGAGCGCGTCACCGCCGTTGTAGAGGCTGCGGTCCTGCCGCTCCGCCTCGAACAGGGCCGTGAAGCCGGGGGTGGCGTTCTTGGCGAAGAAGTTGTTCGCCAGCGTCGCGATCCGGTACGTCGCCTGCGGCCTGACCGGCCGGTTGCCGATCCGGAGGCTGCCCGCGACGACCCGCTCGCCGACCGGCCTGGTGACGTCGTAGCGGTACCGGACGTTGCCCGAGACGGCCACCGGCCGGTACGTCACGGTCCCGTCGGCCGCCTGCTGCCACTGGCTCTCCAGCAGCTCGTCGAGCCGCTCACCGGTCACGTCGCCGCGGACCAGCCCCACCCCGATGCCGCTGTCGTAGACGGTGCCGAGAGCGAGTTCACCGAAGAGGACCCGACCGGGGGCGTCGGCCGGGTTGGCCGGGTCGGCGGCGTACGTGATGTCCCGGCGCAGGATGCCCGGCATCGCGACCGCGAGATCGGCCCGCCCGTCCCGGTTGGCGGCCCAGAGGAACGCGTCGGCGGTCGCGTTGTACATCGTCGACTCGCCGCCCTCGACCGCCGAGCGGGTCAGGTCGGCGGTGACCCGTGCGACCGGGGCGTTCGACCGCTTCGCCAACTGCCCGCGCCAGTAGTCCGCGATCCGCAGGGTTTCCGGATCGGGCGTCACGTCCTGGGTGTTCGGGTGGTTGACCGAGGTCGTCCGGTCCCGCAGCACCTCGCCGGTGACCGGGTCCAGCCGCAGGTTGATCTCGTTGATCAGTCGGCCGTGGTTGGCCGCCTCGACCACCGGCCGCGGGTTGCCCGCCGGATCGGGCAGCATGCAGTTCACCAGCGCGTGCCAGTGCCCGGTGACGATCGCGTCGACGTCCGGGGTGATGCGCCGGTTGAACTCCTCCGCCGGCCCGAACGGGTCGACGCACTCGTCGTAGCCCGCACCGGACTGCTGCGAGAAGCCCTCGTGCACGACCGCCACGATGGCCCGTACGCCCTGGCGCCGGAGGATCGCCGCGTACCGGTTGACGGTGTCGGCCTCGTCGAGGAAGTCGACGCCCTTCGGCGTGTAGGACATCTGCTCCTCGGAGAGGAGCTTGGTGGTCGCGTGCACGAAGCCCACCGGAAGCCGGCCGCCGCGCCCGTTGTCGACGTACTCGACGTGGTACGGCGGCTGAAGCGGCTTGGCGGTGCGGTCGTCGACCAGGCTGCCGGAGTAGTAGTCGAAGTCGGCGCCGTGGAACCTGCGGCCGGTCGAGTCCCGGAAGCACAGGTCGTCGTCGGGGCGGCCCTGGCAGGTGCCGTCGGTCATGTGCCGCAGGAACTCCTGGCCCCGGTCCATCTCGTGGTTGCCGACGGTGGAGAAGTCCAGGCCGATCGAGTTCAGGTACTCGACGGTCGGCTCGTTCCAGAACCATCCCGTCTCGTTCGGCCAGCCCGTGAAGTCGTCGCCGGCCGAGAAGAGGATCGAGTTGCGCTGGCCGGCGCGGAGCTGCTTGAGGTGGGTGGTCAGGTAGGCGCCGCCGCCGACCTGCTGGCCGGGTTCCCCGGCGCGCGCTCCGGGCACCGTGGTGGTGTAGTCGCCGAAGTAGCCGTGCAGGTCCGTGATGGAGACGAGTTGTACCGGTACCGGCGCGGCCGGTGTGGCGGCGGCCGGCGAGGGTGCCGCGCCGGCCAGGACCAGGCCGGCGGCCATCGTCCCGACCAGGGCGGATCGTCCCCGGCGGAGGATCGGTCCGGGGCGGAACAGTCGGGCGGTGTCACGCATGTACGGGGCTCCCAGGGCTGTTCGGGTACGGAATAGTTCCGGGAGTCTCGCCGTAGTGGATCAACAGTGGCTGAACTGCGGAGGTGGCCGACCTGACCGTGGGCTGACCGGTTGCGACCGCGCGTGCCGGAATCGGGTCCAGCCGGCGGGCAGCCGGACCGACCCGACCGGTGTAGTCCGGCCGCCGAACCGGCCCGGTCGCCCGGACACCCCGGTTAGGGTGGGCGGAAGACGGGGCGGATCGGATCAGTTGGGGCAATCCCGGAGGAGCACCGGAGATCATGAAGCTCGGCCTACAGATTCCGAACCTGACCTGGCCGAACGGGCCGGCAGGGCTCGGGCGTGACCTCGCCGCGGTCGCCCGTACCGCCGATCGGGCGGGGTTCGACTACATCGCCCTGATGGACCACTTCTTCCAGATCCAGACCGTCGGTCCGCCGGAGGCGGAGATGCCGGAGGCGTACACCACGCTCGCCTTCCTCGCCGGGCACACGGAGCGGGCCACCCTGCTGACGCTGATCAGCGGGGTACACCACCGGGCACCGGGCCTGCTCGCGAAGATCGTGACAACGCTGGACGTGCTCTCCGGCGGTCGCGCGATGCTCGGGATCGGGGCCGGCTGGAACGAGGAGGAGTCTCGCGGTCTCGGCATTCCCTTCCCGCCCATCGCCGAGCGCTTCGAGCTGCTCGAAGAGACGCTGCGGTACCTGCTCCAGATGTGGTCCGACGACGACGGACCGTTCTCCGGCCGACACGTCCAGGCCGACCGTCTGCTCAACTCGCCCCAGCCGCTGACCCGGCCCCATCCGCCGATCATGATCGGCGGGGGTGGGGAGAAGAAGACGCTGCGGCTGGTCGCGAAGTACGCGCAGGCGTGCAACCTGTTCAACACGCCCGAGCTGGAACGCAAGCTGGAGATACTCCGAGGGCACTGCGAGCGCGAAGGTCGGAACTACGACGAGATCACCAAGACCGTCTATCAGCTCATCGACATCGGCGACAACGGGGAGAAGACCGAGGCGCTGATCGACGAACTGCGCCGGTTGCACGGCCTCGGCTTCGACATGGCGATCGGCGCCGTACCGCAGCTGCCCCGGCTGGATGTCCTGGAGCGGATCGGCACCGACGTCATCCCGGTCGTCAAGGCCTTCTGACCGGCGTCGGGGCTCAGTGGGCGCCGCCACCGGAGGCTGACCCGGTCTCGGCGTCGGTGGTCGGTAGCGCGGTCCGGGCGACCAGGGCCGAGCCGACTACTATCGTGATCTCAGTGGCCTGTGGCTGGAACAGGCGCCCGACGTCCCAGTTCTCGGGTCGCCGGCCGTCCATCTCGTCGGGGCCCGACCATTTGATCGAGGAAGGGGCCCCGGTGGCGGCCATGGAACGCACTCTTGTCCTGCTCAAGCCCGATGCGGTCGCGCGCGGACTGACCGGACGGCTGGTACAGCGGTTCGAGGACGCCGGGCTCAAGATCGTCGGTGTCAAGATGCGGCACATGGACGCGGACTTCACCCGGCGGCACTACTTCGACCTGGAGGAGCGCTTCGGCAAGGACGTCTACGACGCCACCGCCACGTACATGCAGCAGGGGCCGGTCGTGGCACTCCTGCTGGAAGGCGTCGAGGCGGTGGCGAACGTCCGCCGCATGATCGGACCGACCTTCCCGGCGCAGGCCGCCCCCGGCACCATCCGGGGCGACTTCGCGCACATGTCGAAGGCGTACGCCGAGACGACGGGCAAGGCCATCGCCAACCTGGTGCACGCCTCCGGCAGCGTCGACGAGGCGAAGTACGAGTCCGAGCTCTGGTTCGGCGACGACGAGCAGTTCAGCTACCAGACGCTCGCCGAGCGTTACGTCTTCTGACGGTTCGACCCGGAGCACCGGTTCCGCCCGGGCGGAACCGGTGCCCCCCGGCACTTCCGACCGCATGGTGCCACGCCCGGACCGACGGTGCTCCTGCGTACCCGTCGGTCGCGCACATCGGTGCGACGGGGAGCGGGGCGGGCGATGGCGAGCGGTGGTGTCTCCGGGACGCGGAAGTTGGCTTCCGTCCGCGAGGCCGTCGGACTGTTCCGGGCCGAGAATGCCCGGCTGGACCTGCTCGTCAACAACGCCGGCGTGATGTGGCCGCCGTACGGACGCACCGAGGACGGGTTCGAGTTGCAGTTCGGGGTCAACCACCTCGGTCACTTCGCGCTGACCGGCCTACTCCTGGAACTGATGCTCCCGGTGCCGGGATCGCGGGTCGTGACGGTCAGCAGCAGCGTCCACAAGAGGGGCCGGATCCACTTCGACGACCTGCACGGCGTCACCGGGTACCGGCCGGCCAGGGCGTACGGACAGTCCAAACTGGCCAATCTGCTCTCCACCTTCGAACCCCAGCGTCGCCTGTCGGCGGCCACCGCGCCGACGATCGCGGTGGCCGCGCATCCCGGCGTGGTGCGTACCGACCTGGCGCGGCACGCACCGGCGCCGATCCGGGAGCTGACGAACGGCCGGCTCACCCGGATGTCCGGGTGGCTGCTCCAGGAGCCGGCGATGGGCGCGCTGCCCACCGTCCGGGCGGCCGTCGATCCGGGTGCCACCGGCGGCGGTTACCACGGCCCGTCGGGATGGGCGGAGCTGGCCGGCGGCCCCGTACCCGTCGAGGCCCACCGGCGCGCCCACGACGTCGCGGCGCAGCGCCGCCTGTGGCAGGAATCCGAGCGGTTGACCGGTGTGCGCTACCGGAATGCGGGCTAGTGCTCCGCCCTTCAGGGTGGGGGTGAAGGGCCGTGCGGGAGGGAAGGGCACGCCGGAGCGGGCGTGGCTGGGCGAGGTCTCGGCTGTGGTGTTGCAGCAGGCGCTGGCGGACCTGAACGTGGCGTACCGCAACTTCTTCGCCTCGGCCTGCGGCAAGCGTAAGGGGCGCCGGGTGGCGCCGCCACGGTTGCGGTCCCGCAAGGACAACCGGCAGGCGATCCGGTTCACCGCCAACGCCCGGTTCAAGGTGCTGGACAACGGGAAGCTGCGCCTGCCGAAGATCGGCGACCTGGATGTGCGCTGGTCGCGGGACCTGCCCTCGGCCCCGTCGTCGGTGACGATCATCCGGGATGCGGCGGGCCGGTACTTCGCCTCGTTCGTCGTGACCACGCCGGACGAGCCGCTTCCCGCGGTGGAGTCGGAGGTCGGCATCGACCTCGGCTTGACCTACTTCGCTGTCCTGTCCGACGGCACGAAGGTGGCGGCGCCGAAGTTCCTGCGCCGGGCCGCCCGCAAGCTGCGCAAGTTGCAGAAGGACGTGTCCCGTAAGCAGCGGGGCAGTCAGAACCGTAGGAAGGCCGTCGTGTTGGTCGCCAGGGCGCACGCCCGGGTGGCCGATACCCGGCGGGACTGGCAGCACAAGCTCTCGACCCGGATCATCCGCGACAGCCAAGCGGTGTACGTCGAGGACCTGTGCGTTGTCGGTCTCGGCCGGACCAGGCTGGCCAGGTCCGTCCACGACGCCGGGTGGTCGTCGTTCGTCGGCATGCTGGAGTACAAGGCCTCCCGGTACGGGCGCACCTTCGCCAAGATCGACCGGTTTACGCCCACGTCCCAGATGTGCTCCGAGTGCGGCCGACTCGATGGGCCCAAGCCGCTGAGCGTCCGGTCGTGGACCTGCCTGTGCGGCGCGGTCCACGACCGGGACGTCAACGCGGCGATCAACGTGTTGGCCCAGGGACGCTGGGACAACTCAAACGACCGTGGAGCGCACGTAAGTCCAGCACTCGTGCCGGCGGCGCGCAGAGAAGCGGTAATCCACCCGGCGCCGCGTGTTCTGCACACAGCGCGGAGGGAATCCCCGTCCTTTAGGGCGCGGAGATCGTCAACCCCTGCCCTCCGGGTCGGATGGCTGACCGGTCACCGACGAGGCCGCCTCCCGCTCCATCCGATGGCTGCGCATCGCGTGCTCGAGGACCGCGATCAGCACCTTCTTGCCGGACTCCCGGCTACGGGCGTCGCAGAGCAGCACGGGGACGTCCGGGTCGAGGCTGAGTGCCTGCTGCACCTCGTCGAGCTGGTACTGCCGGGCGCCGTCGAAGCAGTTCACCGCGACGATGAACGGCGTACCGTGCTTCTCGAAGTAGTCGACCGACGGGAAGCAGTCGGCCAACCGCCGGGTGTCGGCGAGCACCACCGCGCCCAGCGCGCCGAGCGCCAGTTCGTCCCAGACGAACCAGAACCGGTCCTGGCCCGGGGTGCCGAAGAGATAGAGCACCAGGTCGTCGTTGATGCTGATCCGGCCGAAGTCCATCGCCACCGTCGTGGTGGTCTTCGTCTCGATCCCGTCGAGGTCGTCGATGGCGACGCCCTCCTCGGTGAGGAGTTCCTCGGTCCGCAGCGGCTTGGTCTCGCTGACCGCGCCGACCAGCGTGGTCTTGCCGACGCCGAAGCCGCCGGCAATGAGGATCTTGACTGCGGTCGGCAGTCGGTCGCTGAGCGGCCCGCTTTCCCGGCCGTCAGAGTGCTCGTAGCCCATTTATCACCTGTTCGAAGATGCTGTCATCGGTAAGAACGGGCACCGGGCGTGGCTCGATCACCCGGACGAGCTGCCGCTCGAGCAGATCGCCGAGGAGTACCCGGACGGTGCCCAACGGGAGATCGACGTGCGCCGCAACCTCGGCCACGGAGAGGATACGGTGGCACAGCGCCACAATGGACAGATGCTCCGGCCCCAACCCGTAGTCGCGGGTGGACACCGCCCGCGTGGTGCTGACGAGCGAGATCAGATCGAACTTTCCGGTCGCCGGCCGGGCACGACCCCGGGTCACCGCGTACGGACGGACCACCGGACCGGCATGGTCGTCGACCCAGTGAGTCGCGTCGGACTCCTCCGGTTCACTCATCACGGCGGATCACTGCGGTGTGGGTGGCTGGCGGGGTGCCCGGGTGTCCGAGGCGAGGTACTTTCCGGCGCGGGTGACCAGCATCGCCATCTCGTACGCGATGAGGCCGACGTCCGCGTCCTCGGAGGCCAGCACGGCCAGGCAGGCACCGTTGCCGGCCGCCGTGACGAAGAGGAACGCCGAGCGCATCTCGATGATCGTCTGCTGCACGGGACCGCCGCCGAACCGCTTGCCCGCACCACGGGCCAGACTCTGTACGCCGGACGCCACCGCGGCCAGGTGCTCGGCGTCGTCCCGGTCCAGTTCCCGCGACGAGGCCATGAGCAGCCCGTCGACGGAGAGCAGGATCGCGTGCTGGGTTTGTTTCACCCGGCCGACCAGGTCGTCGAGCAACCAGGTCAGATCAACATTCGACGCTGTCTTCTGCACGGGATGTCCCTTTCTGTACCGGTTATATCGACAGGGCGGAGGCGGGTGTTCTCACGTCCCGGCCGTGTCAGGTGGAGGCGCCGTACGTTCCTCCGGCTGGCGTGCGGCGTCCGACCGGCCCCGCCGGGTGCCCGACTGGTAGGAACTCATCAACCGACGGATCTGCTCAGGTGACCGGGGGGCCTCCTCGCCCACCGGCTCCGGCTCGGTCCGGGGGTCGGCGTCCCGCAACGACGGGGCGAGATTCGCCTGCCGGACCCGGACGGGCAGTCCCGACGGGGTCAGCTGCGCCCGCCCACTCGCCGTGGTCGGCCGGGCCGGCCCGTCCGCGGTCGGCCGGCTTTTCTCCCCGGTCGGTGGCCTCGGTCCGGCCTCCGGTGGCGTCGGCGGTGGCGTCGGCGTCGGCTCGACCTCCGGCGGTGCCCATCCGGTCGTGCTACCCAGTCGGGGTGCCGGGATCGCGCCGCGGTTCCGCTCCGCCGGTGGCGGGCCCGGCCGGGTCAGTGGTTCGGCGAACGGCACGGATGGCAGGCCATGCCTCGGTTCGGGGATCCGGCCCCGGCGCGGCAGGTGGCCGTCCGGGTCGTCGGGGCCGGACGGGCGGCGGGCCTCGCCACCGACCGTACTGATCGCCAGCTGCTGACCCGTCGACCCACCGGACGGCTCGTCGTCGTCGAGCGAACGGTCG
The nucleotide sequence above comes from Plantactinospora soyae. Encoded proteins:
- a CDS encoding LLM class F420-dependent oxidoreductase → MKLGLQIPNLTWPNGPAGLGRDLAAVARTADRAGFDYIALMDHFFQIQTVGPPEAEMPEAYTTLAFLAGHTERATLLTLISGVHHRAPGLLAKIVTTLDVLSGGRAMLGIGAGWNEEESRGLGIPFPPIAERFELLEETLRYLLQMWSDDDGPFSGRHVQADRLLNSPQPLTRPHPPIMIGGGGEKKTLRLVAKYAQACNLFNTPELERKLEILRGHCEREGRNYDEITKTVYQLIDIGDNGEKTEALIDELRRLHGLGFDMAIGAVPQLPRLDVLERIGTDVIPVVKAF
- a CDS encoding GTP cyclohydrolase II, whose translation is MSPELSSAVEPAAPTGAGPVPVAEVRTQVTVPLRFADGYATTARVFTFDGLVDGREHLAFGLGDWRSSLDRSAADGPAPLVRPHSECLTGDVFGSQRCDCGPQLREAVQRIADRGGFLLYLRQEGRGIGLYAKLDAYALQDSGLDTYEANVALGRGEDERNYTAAAQMLHTLGVRRAALLSNNPDKAEQLGRLGVEITERIVTGVYLSSANARYLAAKAAHTGHTIELPLGG
- a CDS encoding nucleoside-diphosphate kinase, with amino-acid sequence MERTLVLLKPDAVARGLTGRLVQRFEDAGLKIVGVKMRHMDADFTRRHYFDLEERFGKDVYDATATYMQQGPVVALLLEGVEAVANVRRMIGPTFPAQAAPGTIRGDFAHMSKAYAETTGKAIANLVHASGSVDEAKYESELWFGDDEQFSYQTLAERYVF
- a CDS encoding bifunctional metallophosphatase/5'-nucleotidase, which encodes MRDTARLFRPGPILRRGRSALVGTMAAGLVLAGAAPSPAAATPAAPVPVQLVSITDLHGYFGDYTTTVPGARAGEPGQQVGGGAYLTTHLKQLRAGQRNSILFSAGDDFTGWPNETGWFWNEPTVEYLNSIGLDFSTVGNHEMDRGQEFLRHMTDGTCQGRPDDDLCFRDSTGRRFHGADFDYYSGSLVDDRTAKPLQPPYHVEYVDNGRGGRLPVGFVHATTKLLSEEQMSYTPKGVDFLDEADTVNRYAAILRRQGVRAIVAVVHEGFSQQSGAGYDECVDPFGPAEEFNRRITPDVDAIVTGHWHALVNCMLPDPAGNPRPVVEAANHGRLINEINLRLDPVTGEVLRDRTTSVNHPNTQDVTPDPETLRIADYWRGQLAKRSNAPVARVTADLTRSAVEGGESTMYNATADAFLWAANRDGRADLAVAMPGILRRDITYAADPANPADAPGRVLFGELALGTVYDSGIGVGLVRGDVTGERLDELLESQWQQAADGTVTYRPVAVSGNVRYRYDVTRPVGERVVAGSLRIGNRPVRPQATYRIATLANNFFAKNATPGFTALFEAERQDRSLYNGGDALWRYLEKMSPVRPPTLDRATPVSGR
- a CDS encoding FUSC family protein, which translates into the protein MFQIGWLRLVGGRLRQGWLPVVEATLAATVAWAVAKTLLGHPEPFFAPAAALIVLGQARGQRMRRAVEVVLGVAGGVLVADLVVQALGRTTWTVFTVVLLTVGLAVAVGASSISVVQATVSALYLVVVPPSTDALVPNRFVDALIGGGVALAASQLLTARQPLAPLVAEARQTFTALAGLLTEVTEALDHRDEAAALAALDRARQLDAAVDRLQTAVLAAGEALRLHVRRRRHIGRVHALHESSRQVDYAVRNVRVLARAGVALTRLPVASPPELVAALRSLAEGVRTAGEALAADLTGQDEAADRYAEQTDEAALDAVRTAGRLLTREPPLPIIMIVGQIRATAIDLLRGVDADDVAVLSRVDEALGLPPL
- a CDS encoding OmpA family protein is translated as MSRSADRRPVLLGLLLAGCVLLTEPAVAWAEPTAPAPGTTIVPGAQVAPGEQVTAPVVDLETPVREIFLETGDLEGVAREAESSDRIELVLAADVLFAFGKADLSPAAKVRLAEVAERLRVQARGTVRIDGHTDAIGSDASNLALSRRRAEAVRDALRGSLSGTSLAFEVTGFGESRPVATELKNGRDNPAGRARNRRVEIRFDK
- a CDS encoding PP2C family protein-serine/threonine phosphatase; translation: MIEADDSGADERLRRIEAVTDSALSRLDVDDLFDELLGRVRELLQVDTAAILLLDQHAQQLVATAAKGLEEEVRQGFRISVGRGFAGRIAQDRQPLIIDQVTPAEVVNPILHDKGIQSLLGVPMFAGSDLVGVLHVGSLTTRRFTPDDVRLLQLVADRASMASQVRLGTIDRTAALALQRSLLPTRLPEVGGVDMAARYLPGQQTGIGGDWYDVFTLPSGWLGIVVGDVSGHGLRAAVVMGRLRSALRAYSLECDDPADALTRLDQKVQHFEAGNLATVLYAMISPDRERIRISLAGHLPPMLARPDHGVDAPVLPVDLPLGVGRPKQRRSTDVEFPDGAVLVCYTDGLIERRDELIDVGFDRLRAAIRPGPAETVCATIMSTLGVDQPADDVALLTIRRRAAA
- a CDS encoding putative quinol monooxygenase, encoding MIFITAKFRVLPEYADRWPEIADEFTRATRGEPGCLWFDWSRSLDDPTEYVLVEAFRDGDAGAAHVQSAHFRQARQTLPPYLAETPRIVNATVPQDDWSLLGELAVPERS